A part of Gallaecimonas xiamenensis 3-C-1 genomic DNA contains:
- the dapE gene encoding succinyl-diaminopimelate desuccinylase yields MMSDVLQLAADLISRPSVTPEDEGCQQLMGERLAAVGFNLESMVFEDTTNLWARRGSEGPLFCFAGHTDVVPTGPLEQWHTPPFEPTVMDGYLHGRGAADMKGSLAAMVVATERFVQKHPNHKGSIAYLITSDEEGPFINGTVRVIDTLEARNEKITWCIVGEPSSTKTVGDVVKNGRRGSLSGYLTVKGVQGHVAYPHLAKNPVHLAAPALAELAGIEWDKGNEFFPPTSFQISNLKSGTGAENVVPGELEVKFNFRFSTESSSDNLKARVTGLLDAHGLDYDLHWKLNGEPFLTGSGPLLGAVQLAIEEVTGQPTRLETSGGTSDGRFIAPTGAQVVELGPVNTTIHKVNECTKVDELDKLALIYERLLERLLA; encoded by the coding sequence CTGATGAGCGACGTTCTGCAACTGGCTGCCGATCTTATCAGCCGCCCCTCTGTCACTCCCGAAGACGAAGGCTGCCAGCAGCTGATGGGGGAACGCCTGGCTGCCGTGGGTTTCAACCTCGAGTCCATGGTCTTTGAAGACACCACCAACCTCTGGGCCCGCCGAGGCAGCGAAGGCCCGCTGTTCTGCTTTGCCGGCCACACCGACGTGGTGCCCACCGGCCCCCTGGAGCAGTGGCATACCCCGCCCTTCGAACCCACGGTGATGGACGGCTACCTGCACGGCCGGGGCGCCGCCGACATGAAAGGCAGCCTGGCGGCCATGGTGGTGGCCACCGAGCGCTTCGTGCAAAAACACCCCAACCACAAAGGCTCAATCGCCTACCTCATCACCTCCGATGAAGAAGGCCCCTTTATCAACGGCACGGTGCGGGTGATAGACACCCTCGAAGCCCGCAACGAGAAGATCACCTGGTGCATCGTCGGCGAGCCCTCTTCCACCAAGACGGTGGGAGACGTGGTGAAAAACGGCCGTCGTGGCAGCCTGTCGGGGTACCTGACCGTCAAAGGGGTGCAGGGCCACGTGGCCTACCCGCATCTGGCCAAGAACCCGGTGCACCTGGCGGCCCCGGCCCTGGCCGAACTGGCCGGCATCGAGTGGGACAAGGGCAACGAATTCTTCCCTCCCACCAGTTTCCAGATCTCCAACCTCAAAAGCGGTACCGGCGCCGAAAACGTGGTGCCCGGCGAGCTGGAGGTGAAATTCAACTTCCGCTTTTCCACCGAATCCAGCAGCGACAACCTCAAGGCCCGGGTCACCGGCCTCCTCGACGCCCACGGCCTGGACTACGATCTTCATTGGAAACTCAACGGCGAGCCCTTCCTCACCGGCTCTGGCCCGCTCCTTGGCGCCGTGCAGCTGGCCATAGAGGAAGTAACAGGCCAGCCCACCCGCCTGGAAACCTCAGGTGGCACCTCGGACGGCCGTTTTATCGCCCCGACCGGTGCCCAGGTGGTGGAGTTGGGTCCTGTTAATACCACCATCCATAAAGTGAACGAATGCACCAAGGTGGACGAACTGGACAAACTGGCCCTGATTTATGAGCGACTTCTCGAGCGACTCCTGGCCTGA
- a CDS encoding HPr family phosphocarrier protein — translation MESCCITLLAPHGLHTRPAALMVALARQFQADIQVRCDGLQANAKSLFALQKLPLVSGASIEVCAQGDDARQAIGALHQWLEQFNDGQH, via the coding sequence ATGGAAAGCTGTTGCATCACCCTATTGGCCCCCCATGGCCTGCATACCCGGCCCGCCGCCTTGATGGTGGCCCTGGCCCGTCAATTCCAGGCGGATATCCAGGTGCGCTGTGACGGCTTGCAGGCCAATGCCAAGAGCTTGTTTGCCCTGCAAAAGCTGCCTTTGGTCAGCGGTGCCAGCATTGAAGTGTGCGCCCAGGGGGACGATGCCCGCCAGGCCATCGGTGCCCTCCATCAATGGCTGGAACAGTTCAATGATGGCCAGCATTAA
- a CDS encoding PhzF family phenazine biosynthesis protein, which yields MALSPLKSPTSCQVHLVRAFTWRGQGGNGAGVVLDAGELSEAQMQALAQQVGLSETAFISASNKADFAVRFFTPTEEVDFCGHATLAVFSLLHQSGRLGPGHYRQETKAGVLGVRIDADGQVVMDQCLPQFMAQHSAELLAPMLGLVPADIGLPGLPIQALSTGLRDLMVPVAKGGLDKARPRYRAISDFCRQQGLVGFHLFEAPSQGEVRCRNFAPLVGIDEESATGSACGALAAYLAHYQPGLPNPLTMVQGQAMGQGSRLDTWVEKRDGAISAVRVGGRAAVYDQTQLAVETC from the coding sequence ATGGCCTTATCCCCTCTCAAATCCCCAACGTCCTGCCAGGTGCATCTGGTGCGGGCCTTTACCTGGCGCGGCCAGGGCGGCAATGGCGCCGGCGTGGTGCTGGATGCAGGCGAGCTTAGCGAGGCCCAGATGCAGGCCCTGGCCCAGCAGGTGGGCCTGTCGGAGACGGCCTTTATCAGCGCCTCAAACAAGGCTGACTTTGCGGTGCGCTTTTTCACCCCCACCGAGGAAGTAGACTTTTGCGGCCATGCCACCCTGGCGGTGTTTTCCTTGCTGCACCAAAGCGGTCGCCTAGGCCCTGGCCACTATCGCCAGGAGACCAAGGCCGGGGTGCTGGGGGTGCGCATCGACGCCGACGGGCAGGTGGTCATGGACCAGTGCCTGCCGCAGTTTATGGCCCAGCACTCAGCTGAGCTCCTGGCGCCAATGCTGGGTCTGGTGCCGGCCGACATCGGCCTGCCGGGCTTGCCAATCCAGGCTCTGAGCACCGGCCTTAGGGATCTGATGGTGCCGGTGGCCAAGGGCGGCCTCGATAAGGCCCGCCCCCGGTATCGAGCCATCAGCGACTTTTGCCGGCAGCAGGGGCTGGTGGGCTTTCACCTGTTCGAGGCACCAAGCCAGGGGGAGGTGCGTTGCCGCAACTTTGCTCCCCTGGTGGGCATAGACGAGGAGTCGGCCACCGGCAGCGCCTGTGGCGCCCTGGCAGCCTACCTGGCCCACTACCAACCTGGCCTGCCCAACCCGCTTACCATGGTGCAGGGCCAGGCCATGGGCCAGGGGTCTCGCCTGGACACCTGGGTGGAAAAACGCGACGGCGCCATCAGCGCGGTCAGGGTCGGTGGCAGGGCCGCTGTTTACGACCAGACACAGCTTGCTGTGGAGACCTGCTGA
- a CDS encoding AraC family transcriptional regulator, translated as MANALIPLLTSLLQSDRSSKTALEGVTVLHCPRAVPRSPLIYSPPCLVIIAQGRKIGYLGDREIHYNPGHYLVQTLPLPFECETYASSDAPLLGLSIRIDPVLLAELVHESGPMALADGDPSPMASVPMTGAMAGAAERLLQCLQSPLEARVLGQGRLRELIFEALKGAQGPALRALVQGQGHYARIAQVLAEMCDNLGQEMTVEQLARSASMSLSSFHQHFKDVARCSPLQYLKRLRLLKAQMLLSQDQLNVGQTANAVGYKSVNQFSRDYKRYFGASPNQERRSA; from the coding sequence ATGGCCAACGCCCTTATCCCCTTGCTGACATCGCTGCTGCAATCTGACCGATCCTCCAAGACGGCACTTGAGGGGGTGACAGTGCTGCATTGTCCGAGGGCTGTACCGCGTTCACCGCTGATCTACAGCCCACCTTGCCTTGTTATCATTGCCCAAGGTCGCAAAATTGGCTACCTGGGAGACAGGGAGATCCATTACAACCCGGGCCACTACCTGGTGCAGACCCTGCCGCTGCCCTTCGAATGTGAAACCTATGCCAGCAGCGATGCGCCCCTGCTGGGCTTGTCGATACGCATCGATCCGGTGTTGTTGGCCGAACTGGTCCATGAAAGCGGCCCCATGGCCCTGGCCGACGGTGACCCCAGCCCCATGGCGTCGGTGCCCATGACAGGGGCTATGGCCGGGGCCGCCGAGCGCCTGCTGCAATGCCTGCAATCGCCACTGGAGGCCAGGGTTTTGGGCCAGGGGCGCCTTCGGGAGCTGATTTTTGAGGCCCTTAAAGGGGCCCAGGGGCCTGCCCTTAGGGCCCTGGTGCAGGGGCAAGGCCATTACGCCCGAATTGCCCAGGTGCTGGCGGAGATGTGCGACAACCTGGGGCAGGAAATGACGGTAGAGCAGCTGGCCCGCAGTGCCAGCATGAGCCTGTCGAGCTTTCACCAGCATTTCAAGGACGTGGCCCGCTGCTCGCCCCTGCAGTATTTAAAACGACTGCGGCTGCTCAAAGCCCAGATGCTGTTGAGCCAAGACCAGCTCAACGTCGGCCAGACCGCCAATGCCGTGGGCTATAAGAGCGTCAACCAGTTCAGCCGTGACTATAAGCGCTACTTTGGGGCCAGCCCCAACCAGGAGCGCCGCTCGGCATAA
- a CDS encoding NAD(P)-dependent alcohol dehydrogenase — MAQAKGFAAQSATSPLAPFNFERRALRADDVAIEIDYCGVCHSDIHTAENDWGGSVYPVVPGHEIIGHVTAVGSDVSRFKVGDIVGVGCLVDSCKHCSACDDGLEQYCLNGFVGTYNGQDKIDGTITYGGYSDSIVVHERFVLSIPEALDPASAAPILCAGITTYSPLKHFGVKAGDKVGVLGMGGLGHMGVKFAKAMGAEVTIFTRSESKVAEAKKQGADHVVISTDPEQMAAVAGTFNYLLDTIPVQHDLNPYLNCLKYDGVHILVGLIEPMDPPVHAANLVLKRRVIAGSLIGGLPETQEVLDFCAEHGITCDVEMLAMQDINQAYERMKKGDVKYRFVIDMASLKNA, encoded by the coding sequence ATGGCACAAGCCAAAGGTTTTGCGGCCCAGTCCGCCACCAGCCCCCTGGCGCCATTCAACTTCGAGCGCCGCGCCCTGCGCGCCGATGACGTGGCCATCGAAATCGACTATTGCGGCGTATGCCACTCCGATATCCACACCGCCGAGAACGACTGGGGCGGCTCTGTCTATCCAGTGGTGCCCGGCCATGAGATCATCGGTCATGTGACCGCCGTGGGCAGCGATGTCAGCCGCTTCAAGGTAGGCGACATCGTTGGTGTCGGCTGCCTGGTAGACTCCTGCAAGCATTGTTCTGCCTGTGATGACGGCCTGGAGCAGTACTGCCTGAACGGTTTTGTCGGCACTTATAACGGCCAGGACAAAATTGACGGCACCATCACCTATGGCGGCTATTCCGACAGCATAGTGGTGCACGAGCGCTTTGTATTGTCCATCCCCGAAGCCCTGGACCCGGCCAGCGCCGCGCCCATCCTTTGTGCCGGCATCACTACCTATTCCCCCCTCAAGCACTTCGGGGTCAAGGCCGGTGACAAGGTAGGGGTACTGGGCATGGGTGGCCTTGGCCACATGGGTGTGAAGTTTGCCAAGGCCATGGGCGCCGAGGTGACCATTTTCACCCGCTCCGAAAGCAAGGTGGCCGAAGCCAAGAAGCAAGGGGCCGACCATGTGGTGATCAGCACCGACCCCGAGCAGATGGCGGCCGTGGCCGGCACCTTCAACTACCTGCTGGACACCATTCCGGTGCAGCACGACCTGAACCCCTACCTCAACTGCCTCAAGTACGACGGTGTGCATATTCTGGTTGGCCTTATCGAACCTATGGATCCCCCCGTCCACGCCGCCAACCTGGTACTGAAGCGCCGGGTGATTGCCGGCTCCCTTATCGGTGGCCTGCCGGAAACCCAGGAAGTGCTGGATTTCTGCGCCGAGCACGGCATTACCTGTGACGTGGAGATGCTGGCGATGCAGGACATCAACCAGGCCTATGAGCGCATGAAAAAAGGTGACGTGAAATACCGCTTCGTCATCGACATGGCCAGCCTCAAGAACGCCTAA
- a CDS encoding ArsC family reductase, which yields MTTLYGIKNCDTIKKARQWLDAQGIPYQFHDYRVDGLAQSQLEDWAQTLGWEALLNKRGTTFRQLPDSDKENLDQAKAVTLMLSHPALIKRPLLAKDDQLALGFKADQYANIFGVA from the coding sequence ATGACCACCCTCTACGGAATCAAAAACTGCGACACCATCAAAAAAGCCCGCCAATGGCTGGATGCCCAGGGTATCCCCTACCAGTTTCACGACTACCGGGTTGACGGCCTGGCCCAAAGCCAATTGGAAGACTGGGCCCAGACCCTGGGTTGGGAAGCGCTGCTCAATAAGCGCGGCACCACCTTTCGGCAACTGCCCGACAGCGACAAGGAAAACCTGGACCAGGCGAAAGCTGTAACCCTGATGCTGAGCCACCCGGCGCTGATCAAAAGGCCGCTGCTGGCCAAAGATGACCAACTGGCGCTGGGCTTCAAGGCCGACCAATACGCCAACATCTTCGGAGTGGCCTGA
- a CDS encoding GNAT family N-acetyltransferase, producing MTVTIIQVDYQDPRQGADLAFLLGSYAADPMGGGEPLDEAHLAALPKALAKLPYALSLLCYVDGQPAGLLNAFEGFSTFKGKPLYNIHDLVVLAPYRGQGLGQQLLSAMADLARAKGCCKLTLEVLDGNLVAKQAYIKAGFAGYQLDPALGQALFWEKQL from the coding sequence ATGACCGTTACCATTATCCAGGTCGATTACCAGGACCCTCGCCAAGGCGCCGACCTGGCATTCTTGCTGGGCAGCTACGCCGCCGATCCCATGGGGGGCGGCGAGCCCCTGGACGAGGCACATCTGGCCGCCTTACCCAAGGCCTTGGCCAAGCTGCCTTATGCTCTTAGTCTGCTGTGCTACGTGGACGGCCAACCGGCAGGGCTGTTGAACGCCTTTGAAGGCTTTTCCACCTTCAAGGGCAAGCCCCTTTATAACATCCATGATCTGGTGGTACTGGCTCCCTACCGGGGCCAAGGGCTAGGCCAGCAACTGCTTTCGGCCATGGCCGACCTGGCGCGGGCCAAGGGCTGCTGCAAGCTGACCCTGGAGGTACTGGACGGCAACCTGGTGGCCAAGCAGGCTTATATCAAGGCCGGCTTCGCCGGTTATCAATTGGATCCGGCCCTGGGCCAGGCGCTGTTTTGGGAAAAACAGCTGTAA
- a CDS encoding SGNH/GDSL hydrolase family protein, which yields MYTRDPHQFRLAVWQNPDYPAVLVEGDSWADHPLVPNLSWNLHQYLGHKVNILNISQSGDLVFNMAHGKQFNTLKAYLASSHFDFDLLLLSGGGNDILVNDQPEFKLERILKPSQQPDPRFFIDEGAWKASLDRVELSYVRILDAAKDANPHLKIHGHCYDYIYPRDKGADIIVIPDALGPWVYPVMQHIQVTDQQLQRNIIKCLLDDFAAMLGSLKARYPQFDFSNTLGTLPNHPSWDLNLPNWDDEIHPNGKGFAKLVNERVGPDVKARLPA from the coding sequence ATGTATACTCGCGATCCGCACCAGTTCCGCCTGGCGGTTTGGCAAAATCCCGATTACCCGGCCGTGCTGGTGGAAGGGGATTCTTGGGCCGACCATCCCTTGGTGCCCAATCTGTCTTGGAATCTGCACCAATACCTGGGCCACAAGGTGAATATCCTCAATATCAGCCAGTCTGGGGATCTGGTGTTCAATATGGCCCACGGCAAGCAGTTCAATACCCTAAAAGCTTACCTGGCCAGCAGCCATTTTGACTTTGACCTGCTGCTGCTGTCCGGGGGCGGCAACGACATCCTGGTCAACGACCAGCCGGAGTTCAAGCTCGAGCGCATCCTAAAACCCAGCCAGCAACCGGATCCCCGCTTTTTTATCGACGAGGGAGCCTGGAAAGCCTCCCTTGACCGGGTGGAACTGAGCTACGTGCGGATCCTCGACGCCGCCAAGGACGCCAACCCCCATCTCAAGATCCATGGCCACTGCTACGACTATATCTACCCCAGGGACAAAGGGGCCGACATCATTGTCATCCCCGATGCCCTGGGGCCTTGGGTCTACCCGGTGATGCAACATATACAGGTGACCGACCAGCAGTTGCAGCGCAATATCATCAAGTGCCTGCTGGACGACTTTGCCGCCATGCTCGGCTCCCTTAAGGCCCGCTATCCCCAGTTCGACTTCAGCAATACCCTGGGCACCTTGCCCAACCACCCCAGCTGGGATCTGAACCTGCCCAACTGGGATGATGAAATTCACCCCAACGGCAAGGGCTTTGCCAAGCTGGTCAATGAAAGGGTAGGGCCCGACGTCAAGGCCCGGCTACCGGCATAA
- a CDS encoding M15 family metallopeptidase, with amino-acid sequence MSDFSSDSWPDLVLTGRYVGHLRDLGGQRLAAATASAFETLQAAARKDGFALTIASSFRDFERQEQIFSGKWRGVRPVHDDAGRPLDLAAMSDEQKLLAILRFSALPGASRHHWGTDLDLYCARAQGSAPLGLTPQEYGPGGSQHDFALWLRDAAPGFDFFLPYDQDRGGVAVEPWHLSYAPQAVPLLKRLSVGKLADTLNYGQVTGREVIVPRLEELMARFITNVSEP; translated from the coding sequence ATGAGCGACTTCTCGAGCGACTCCTGGCCTGATCTGGTCCTGACTGGCCGCTATGTCGGCCATTTACGGGATCTGGGAGGCCAGCGGCTGGCAGCAGCGACTGCCAGCGCCTTCGAAACCTTGCAGGCAGCGGCCCGCAAGGACGGCTTTGCCCTGACCATTGCCTCGAGCTTTCGGGACTTTGAGCGCCAGGAGCAGATCTTTTCCGGCAAATGGCGGGGGGTACGCCCTGTCCATGACGATGCCGGCCGGCCTTTGGACCTGGCAGCCATGAGCGACGAGCAAAAGTTGCTGGCGATACTGCGTTTCTCGGCCCTGCCTGGGGCCAGCCGCCACCATTGGGGCACGGACCTGGATCTGTATTGTGCCAGAGCCCAGGGCAGCGCTCCCCTTGGCCTGACCCCCCAGGAATACGGCCCCGGCGGCAGCCAGCATGATTTTGCACTTTGGCTTCGGGACGCGGCACCGGGCTTTGATTTTTTCCTGCCCTACGACCAGGACAGGGGCGGCGTAGCCGTCGAGCCCTGGCATTTAAGCTATGCCCCCCAGGCAGTGCCGCTGTTAAAGCGGCTCAGCGTTGGGAAACTGGCCGATACCCTCAACTACGGCCAGGTGACCGGCCGCGAGGTGATAGTGCCGAGGCTGGAGGAACTGATGGCCCGTTTTATCACCAATGTGAGTGAGCCCTGA
- the ptsP gene encoding phosphoenolpyruvate--protein phosphotransferase, producing MMASINGIAVSGGKIKGPALTLPSHDLRLDFTPCAPAQLDHQWQRFQDALTQAESQLELLHQQAQEKLGDDIAALFVGLHLLVTDPELVEEVRRQIFDKRARAEAAVYQVLNEQARTLVNIGDDYLAERAADLRELASRLVHLLQGRMPPDHILLEDPVILLADELYPAQLTLLDNDKLLGIVTRKGGRHSHAAILARAFGIPALAGCEAMDRVSDGDWLALDGDQGLLFYGPALPDFPTCRQEALAGEAEVIPAASPIALGVNISTLLEARKTPGTGASSVGLCRTELLFPNRQQAPGLERQVQIYQHIARECAPAVVTFRLLDAGGDKPLPWLGKGSEPNPALGWHGIRVLLDNPQLLDTQLQALLEVSRQYPLRIMIPMVSELDEVLAVKDRLATLAGQMALPCPPLGAMVETPSAAMLADVLAEEVDFFSIGSNDLAQYTLAVDRENPKVADRLNAVSPALVRLMARVVDAAQPRSLPVTLCGELAASPDYLPLWLGLGLTGLSMQASALPAIRQRLVTPVALPERQALLGCRSTAELSALLQKA from the coding sequence ATGATGGCCAGCATTAACGGCATTGCCGTCAGCGGCGGCAAGATCAAGGGCCCGGCCCTGACCCTGCCCAGCCACGATCTGCGTCTCGACTTTACCCCCTGCGCCCCGGCCCAGCTTGACCATCAATGGCAGCGCTTCCAAGACGCCCTGACCCAGGCCGAGTCCCAGCTCGAACTGCTTCATCAGCAAGCCCAAGAAAAGCTCGGTGACGACATCGCCGCCCTGTTCGTGGGCCTGCACTTGCTGGTAACCGATCCGGAGCTGGTGGAAGAAGTGCGCCGCCAGATCTTCGACAAAAGGGCCAGGGCCGAAGCCGCCGTCTACCAGGTGCTCAATGAACAGGCCCGCACCCTGGTCAATATCGGCGACGACTACCTGGCCGAACGGGCCGCCGACCTTAGGGAACTGGCCAGCCGCCTGGTGCACCTGCTGCAAGGGCGCATGCCCCCCGACCATATACTGCTGGAAGACCCGGTCATCCTGCTGGCCGACGAGCTCTACCCGGCCCAGCTGACCTTGCTGGATAACGACAAGTTGCTTGGTATCGTCACCCGCAAGGGCGGCCGCCACTCCCACGCCGCCATTTTGGCCCGGGCCTTTGGCATACCGGCCCTGGCCGGCTGCGAAGCCATGGACAGGGTCAGTGACGGCGACTGGCTGGCCCTGGACGGGGACCAGGGCCTGCTGTTCTACGGCCCGGCCCTGCCCGACTTTCCCACCTGCCGCCAAGAGGCCTTGGCCGGGGAGGCCGAGGTCATACCGGCGGCCTCCCCCATCGCCTTGGGGGTCAATATCTCGACCCTGCTGGAAGCCCGCAAAACCCCGGGCACCGGCGCCAGCTCCGTGGGCCTTTGCCGCACCGAACTGCTCTTTCCCAACCGCCAGCAGGCGCCGGGGCTGGAGCGCCAGGTGCAGATTTACCAGCACATTGCCCGGGAATGCGCCCCGGCGGTGGTGACCTTCAGGCTGCTGGACGCCGGTGGCGACAAGCCGTTGCCCTGGCTGGGTAAAGGTTCAGAGCCTAACCCGGCCCTGGGCTGGCACGGTATCCGGGTGCTGCTGGACAACCCGCAGCTGCTGGACACCCAGCTCCAGGCGCTGCTGGAAGTGTCCCGCCAGTACCCGCTGCGGATCATGATCCCCATGGTCTCGGAGCTCGACGAGGTGTTGGCGGTCAAAGACCGGCTAGCAACCTTGGCCGGGCAGATGGCCCTGCCCTGCCCGCCCCTTGGGGCCATGGTGGAAACCCCCTCCGCCGCCATGCTGGCCGACGTGCTGGCCGAGGAAGTGGACTTTTTCTCCATCGGCTCCAACGATCTGGCCCAGTACACCCTGGCGGTGGACCGGGAAAACCCCAAGGTAGCCGACCGGCTCAATGCCGTATCCCCGGCCCTGGTTAGGCTGATGGCAAGGGTGGTGGACGCCGCCCAGCCCCGGTCCCTGCCGGTGACCCTGTGCGGCGAGCTGGCCGCCAGCCCCGACTACCTGCCCCTGTGGCTGGGGCTGGGGCTGACCGGTCTTTCCATGCAGGCCAGCGCCCTGCCCGCCATCCGCCAGCGCCTGGTGACACCGGTCGCACTGCCCGAGCGCCAGGCCCTGCTGGGGTGCCGTTCCACCGCCGAACTCAGCGCCCTTTTGCAAAAAGCATGA
- the crr gene encoding PTS glucose transporter subunit IIA yields the protein MGLLDKLKQLLGDGPQGDGIDIHAPVSGELVDIESVPDVVFAEKIVGDGIAIKPSSHQVVAPVNGTIGKIFETNHAFSIESEQGVEIFVHLGIDTVELKGEGFLRVASEGQQVKKGDVVLECDLKFLEAHARSTLTPIVVSNMDDFRHIRKKTGKVKAGEDVILTLYR from the coding sequence ATGGGGCTACTGGATAAGCTCAAACAGTTACTCGGCGACGGCCCGCAGGGGGATGGTATCGACATCCACGCCCCGGTCAGCGGTGAGCTGGTCGATATCGAGTCCGTGCCGGACGTGGTCTTTGCAGAAAAGATCGTCGGTGACGGCATTGCCATCAAACCCAGCTCCCATCAGGTGGTGGCGCCGGTCAACGGCACCATTGGCAAGATCTTTGAAACCAACCACGCCTTCTCCATCGAGTCCGAGCAGGGGGTGGAGATCTTTGTCCACCTGGGTATCGACACGGTGGAACTCAAGGGGGAAGGTTTCCTGCGAGTGGCCAGCGAAGGCCAGCAGGTCAAGAAAGGGGACGTGGTGCTCGAATGCGACCTCAAGTTCCTCGAAGCCCATGCCCGCTCTACCCTGACCCCCATAGTGGTGTCCAACATGGACGATTTTCGCCATATCCGTAAAAAGACCGGCAAGGTCAAGGCCGGGGAAGACGTCATCCTCACCCTGTATCGCTGA
- a CDS encoding isochorismatase family protein codes for MKALLLIDVQKSLVAECEATAPMLAVLVAQLAKARAVAAPVLFVADRRVEPDPGLHPALEARADEPLLWKDYCDAFLETDLDARLKALGVTELVIGGLQSDFCIDTSCRRAASLGYKVTLIADGHGTAANGVLQAAQIVAHHNRVLRHFDAGQGQVRVQAGAELAF; via the coding sequence ATGAAAGCCTTGCTGTTGATTGACGTACAAAAAAGCCTGGTGGCGGAGTGTGAGGCCACAGCGCCCATGCTGGCGGTGTTGGTGGCCCAACTGGCCAAGGCCCGGGCTGTGGCGGCGCCGGTGCTGTTCGTGGCCGACCGGCGGGTAGAGCCGGACCCGGGCTTGCACCCGGCCCTTGAGGCAAGGGCTGACGAGCCGCTGCTGTGGAAAGACTACTGCGACGCTTTTTTGGAGACGGATCTCGATGCCAGGCTCAAGGCCCTTGGGGTCACCGAACTGGTGATAGGTGGCCTGCAGAGCGATTTTTGCATCGACACCAGCTGCCGCCGTGCAGCCTCCCTCGGCTACAAGGTGACCCTCATTGCCGACGGCCATGGCACCGCTGCCAACGGCGTCTTGCAGGCGGCGCAAATAGTGGCCCACCACAACAGGGTGCTGCGCCACTTTGATGCCGGCCAAGGCCAGGTGCGGGTGCAGGCCGGGGCTGAGCTGGCCTTTTAA
- a CDS encoding STAS/SEC14 domain-containing protein encodes MGTTRHGLSIGLERTGSEFFLVLRAAGTLTHKDYQVITPMLDSALAAVTSPHVKALVDLRELRGWELQAAWDDFRLGLKHGQAFDKIALLGNKVWQQLAAKVGDWFVSGEICYFEEEAEALAWLAE; translated from the coding sequence ATGGGCACCACAAGACACGGACTGAGCATTGGCCTGGAGCGCACCGGCAGCGAGTTTTTCCTGGTTCTGAGGGCCGCCGGCACCCTGACCCACAAGGATTACCAAGTGATCACCCCAATGCTGGACAGCGCCCTGGCGGCGGTGACCAGCCCTCATGTAAAAGCCCTGGTGGACTTGCGGGAGCTACGTGGCTGGGAGCTGCAGGCGGCCTGGGACGATTTTCGCCTCGGCCTCAAGCACGGCCAGGCCTTCGACAAGATTGCCCTGCTGGGCAACAAGGTCTGGCAGCAGCTGGCGGCCAAAGTCGGCGACTGGTTTGTGTCCGGCGAGATTTGCTATTTCGAAGAGGAAGCCGAAGCGCTGGCCTGGCTTGCCGAATAA
- a CDS encoding DMT family transporter, producing the protein MKHWLLLTLAIVAEVVGTSALKASEGMTRPWPALLVVLAYGLAFYLLSLTLKVIPVGVAYAVWSGLGVVLVTAFAWGFFGQRLDWPQLLGMGLIVVGVVVMNLSGGAH; encoded by the coding sequence ATGAAGCACTGGCTGTTGCTGACCCTGGCTATTGTCGCCGAGGTGGTTGGCACCTCGGCCCTCAAGGCCAGCGAGGGCATGACCCGGCCCTGGCCGGCGCTGCTGGTGGTGCTGGCCTATGGCCTGGCCTTCTATCTTTTGTCCCTGACCCTCAAGGTGATACCGGTCGGGGTGGCCTATGCGGTCTGGTCAGGACTGGGGGTGGTGTTGGTCACCGCTTTTGCCTGGGGCTTTTTCGGTCAACGGCTGGATTGGCCACAGCTGCTGGGCATGGGGCTTATCGTGGTGGGGGTTGTGGTAATGAACCTGTCCGGCGGCGCTCATTGA